In Tachysurus fulvidraco isolate hzauxx_2018 chromosome 9, HZAU_PFXX_2.0, whole genome shotgun sequence, the sequence TTAAACCTTGCACAGTTTAACAGGGGACTTGGGCAGTCTGGGGTAGTGACGggatattaaaaagaaaatatatcatTCTAAAGGTTTTGACCATGCATGCTGATGAACCAGTGGTTTAACACACACCAGCTGGTGATGGAGGCACATGGTGAACGGTGTTGCTGACAGAGCTGGGACCACCGGAGGTAGGATTGAGGTTGGGATCCACTGTTATGGGCAGAATGGGAATGTTGGGGAACATGGGGATGGGAACGGAGATGTTGGGAAGAGTTGGGATCGGGGTTGGGATTGGTGTTGAAGTAGATAAGGGGTTGGGGCACTTGTGGATGGGGTGGGGATGGTATTGAATAAGGTCAAAAGGGAAAAGTTTGGGGTTGAAGTGATGGGATGGGATGTTCTGAGGATAGGTTAAGGGTTTTCAGGCACACACAGTATCCACAGGGTAACGGTTGTGGGGACAGGTAGGAGTATGGTTTGGGGGTATAAGGGTGGAGATATAAAATGGAGACAGTAATACGGGATGTTATAAATAATATGGGAATGGAGTTGTGGTATATTGGGATATGGTGAGGTATGGTAGAAAGGCAAATGTCGATGGGGATGGATGTTGGAATAAGGAAGAGATAGTTTTGGGGCGGTTTTTAGGGCACATCATGGCAGGGGATTATTATATATGTGGGTTTATACGAAGATGGAGTGGGAATACTGGGTATATGGAGATAAGGTGGAGATGGCAATACAGTTCACCCTGACAGGGTGGTGGTGTTTGGACCCACTTGAATAAGCTTAGGTTGGCTGATGTTGGGAATGGGGTGGGAATCGTAATGTAACACATGGGAATGGGGTGGCCACTTGTTTGGGCACATGTGGGtatgatgtaaataataatacagaacaTGAGAAATGAGGTGAGGATAGAATTAGTGTCTGTTGGGGTGTATTGGGGTAGAAGGATGGTGACTACAGGGATACAGTTTGACCTGATGTGGAATTCTTCCATATTCTGCAGAGTTGTTCTTCACGTCTCTGTTTCCCTGCAGGTGAAAATGTGGAAGGGTTGTCCGAGGAGGACGTGGTCCTGTTACACTCATGCCGCCAGTGGACCACAGTCACCGCGCACTCGCTCGAGGAAGGGCATTACGTCATCGGACCCAAGATCGACATCCCGCTGCAGTATCAGGGTAAAACACACCATGAGACATGATCCCAACCGTCAGCAGGATAAATGTAGGAAGGTTTTTTCACTGTTGTGGCTTTTGTAGTAGCTATAATCTACAATCTAATAGCTTGCTTATCAGTTAAATAGACTTTTATATATGaagtttattataaacatcGATGGCGGTGAACACTCAAATCAAGAACTGCACAGGCCCTAGAATTGAGCCTTGAGGAACTCCGCAGTGGCAGTTTTCACACATTGTacatattcaaaacactgaaGCCACCATGTTTTGTGACATCCAGCGttaatcctgtgtgtgtatgtctgtctgtgtgtgtgtgtgtgtgtgtgcgtgcgtgcatgcggctgtttctgaaacacacacaaagtaagaGGACACGAAGAAGGAAGAAGATcgcatgatcatcatcatcatcatcatcatgccaTTAATAAAAAATCCTACGGAAGCCATTTGAGTGTGTAtttaagagagagtgtgtgtgtgtgtttgtttgtgtgtgttagacagtgGGGTTTCCGGCGTCGGTTATCTCATTCACAAAGTCTACTTCGGCATGACTTCATCCTGACATCATTCCCATTCTGCTGAAATTCCGTTCTGAAATACCGAACTCTAAACACTCTGAGGTTCCTCCCCTGGGAGCAGCGTTACCCAATATACCCGTCTCCGGCACCATGAGGTCATGTGACCAATGAGATCACCTACAAGGGTTTCCGGCGTCAATGAGACGCCAGGAtgaagtgagagagtgagagtgagagggagggagggatgagATCATCAGTGTCCTTCATCTGCCATTCTGTAGacagataatgatgatgatgatgatgcacatGATGATGACGGTGATGTTtactatgatgatgatggtgatgtttatgatgataatgatgacgttgatgatgaaggtgatgatgacCTTCAACATATGAAaagttacttttatttatttattgtaaataaggTTTTATAATAGGAACAATAACGTATTAGAATgagagcattaatataaacctaagGTGCAGTTATAAAAAATAgatgaacaccttctgaccaatcagaatccacgatgatgatgatgatgatgatgatagcaAGACTAAACAGGGGGAAGAGAGAAGGACAAGAGGAAAGTAACCTAATCCATTCTTCCCTGGAGACGAGTGGAAGTTCCTGCTGCGTCTGCATGCAGTTTTatacacacgcgtgcacacacacacacacacacacacacacacacacgcacacgcacacacacagtccatctGGTGTAGTGAACTAGCTAAACACTTTCATGTTACTCTCCATCTGCTCCCAGCTAACATACTGACCCTCGGTTGGactctatttgtgtgtgtgtgtgtgtgtgtgtgtgtgtgtgtgtgtgtgtgtgtgtgagagagagagagagagagagagagagagagagagagagagagagagagagagtaatgagtTGTCCATAGAGACTGGTTCTCAAATAGAGACACTGAAACATTAAGAAACAGAGCGAGACAgccagaaaaaaagaagaaaaaggggCTTAAAAAAGTTTCCTGAACATTGTTCctgctgctacacacacacacacacacacacacacacacacacacacacacacacacacacacacacagttagagagatgtttacattattCTTGCATATTATTTGTAGTTATATCAGTTAACACTGAATACACACGTCATTGTTTTGAGGAGAAAATACGTTAATCATCAGTCACAACTTGTAGCTAAAAAGAAACAAGCGATTGTTTTCCTGCACGTTACAAAACAAAGGGGATCAAAAATGACCTGATTCTGACTTATAACTTCTCTCGTCTGAGTTGATTTGAAAGCTGAAGTTATGCTAATGACAGAAACAGACGATTGAACcacaacaggaagtgactgTGATTGTGATTCAGGTAAACTGTGTGATTTAGGACCCAGCGAAGTTTCAAACACAAGGCTGACATTGACATGACTGACATGTTGTACTAAAGAGCGTTCACCTGGAATCAGATGCCatactgtgatgtgatgtggagTGTACGAGACTTTACTGGAATGTTTCTCACGTACAAGGgttttaaagctgtgtgtgatgagaaCGTCGGCTTGTGTAAACTTTGTGACTGCAGGAATCTCTGCTagctgagactgtgtgtgtgtgtgtgtgtgtgctggcagAGACAAAGCAGTGTTGCTAGGAGACAAATACACCCGGGCCCCTGGTTTAagagaatctgtgtgtgtgtgtgtgtgtgtgtgtgtgtgtgtgtgagagagagagaatatgagagGTTTCTATGGAgctcagaaaaaaatgacaatatcCCCCTCTCCGTCCCTCACTTTTTCAAGCAATTCTGTTTCAACAGGTTATTGAGTTACTCATtatcttctatctatctatctatctatctatctatctatcaatctatctatctatctatctgtctgtctatctatctattcacccatccatccatccatccatccatctatctatctatctatctatctatctatctatctatctatctatctatctatctatctatctatctattcatccatccatccgtctatctatccattaatccacccatccatctatctatctatctatctatctatctatctatctatctattcatccatccatccgtctatctatctatccattaatccacccatccatccattaatcaatcaatcaatctatctattcatccatccatctgtctatctatccattaaTCCACccattaatctatctatctatctatctatctatctatctatctatctatctatctatccattaaTCCACCCATCATCCATtaatctgtctatctatctatccatccatccatccatccatctatctatccatcttgAACGTAATCCTAAGACCATTCTGTACCGTTTTAATGAAAAACTCTTAAAATTATTGCCACTTTTCCCCCATAATGATCAGTTCTTATTGTTTATTAGGTCACTCAGTAGAACTCActccatctctttctccttATCTCTCTATCACTCAGTAGAACTCActccatctctttctccttATCTCTCTTTAGGGAAGTTTAAGTTGCTGGATCAGGACCGGGATGTCCGGGAACCAGTTCAGTACTTTGCGAGCGTGGAGGAAATCGCCGGAACTTTCCCCGATCGAGTGTTCGTCATGGAGCCGATCACGTTCAGCATGAAGGTCAGAGATCGATTAACACCCGACTGATTAAACCTGAGCTCaacgaaaacacacacacacacccagctcaacgaatacacacacacacacacccagcctGCAGTGTGGAAATGACCACATCAAAGTACAGCACAGAGATCGTAACGTGTCGCAAAACAcagtgttgtgtctgtaatTTATCAACAAACCGGAGGAAAATGGTGTAATGTCGGGAGCTCACACGCTTTGTGCTCATATTCATATCTACAGGTTGTCTAGCAACCGTGTCTTTGTCCATATGTAGTGTAACTTATATAAATACTGTTTACCATTTCTGATaaagtgtcagagagagagagagagagagagagagagagagagagagagagagagagatatggatggacagacagagagagagatagatggacagagagaggagagagatggacggacagagagagagcgatggatggacagagagagagagagaaagagagagatggacagagatagagagagtgatggatggacagaaagagagagagagatggacagagagagagatggatggacagagagagagagagatggattgagatagagagagatatggatggacagacagagagagagagatagatggacagagagagagagagagagatggatggacagagagagagagagacagagagagatggacagagatagagagagatagagagtgatggatggacagaaagagagagagagatggacagagagagagatggatggacagagagagagagagagagagagagatggattgagatagagagagagatggatggacagaaagagagagagagagatggattgagatagagagatggatggacagaaagagagagagatggatggacagagagagagagagagagagagaaactttcaTACGCTTGAAGAAGACCCAACTGGGTCGAAAcgttgctttttaattaattaattaagatgggagtttaaaaagtgttggacattacaaatgttttactttaagtttcttttgtcctgcacctgccagaaggtgggatgtgcacacTATTACTGATTAAACAGACAAGAGGCCCATAATGACTTAaagaagagagagtgtgtgtgtgtgtgtgtgtgtgtgtgtgtgtgtgtgtgtgtgtgtctgtgtgtgtgcttttaaaaaaaaagaaagagtctACATTCCAAAATCTAGCACCCGCATGGGGCtgatatttctctttctctttctctctctctctctcacacacacacacacgggcgtaaatttcatttaacagtggggggggggggggacaataaatataaaattcatcatgagcaatttttgaagggggggcgcacaaataatagtctaattgtacttataaagattattattgtagcatggagacacgtcattatggttattttaaagtttgtattgaaagaaagtaaaactatcataaaaataatcacaacaataaaaaccgaggaattaaaaaaggtttaaaattgtatttaaaattaattaagacacttaataaCAATAGAAACTGATCTACAGTGAGGTCAGctcggacgtagcacagtgcgcatttagtaaatatgctaaacagctaaacaatatgctaattgtggccattaatgttaagttaacatgaTGCCGAGTCGtcctaaataaaacaatgcatgggaaacggctttggcgtgttagttacagtgcactatggaacaagctattgtaaacaagctaacgttaactagcgattgtaaacaagctaacgttaactagctattgtaaacaagctaacgttaactagctattgtaaacaagctaacgttaactagctattgtaaacaagctaacgttaactagctattgtaaacaagctattgtaaacaagctaacgttaactagcgattgtaaacaagctattgtaaacaagctaacgttaactagcgattgtaaacaagctaacgttaactagctattgtaaacaagctaacgttaactagctattgtaaacaagctaacgttaactagctattgtaaacaagctaacgttaactagctattgtaaacaagctaacgttaactagctattgtaaacaggctaacgttaactagagaagtaatattttaatcgctaatatagcagattcatggaaaatgacatccgtaatcagcattttttccGCAACTAATTTGTGAAcgaatctgcatcaactacattaaagagaatagatttatttaaagtgaataaaatctcctacttaatggagttgaacattaattgagccgcagccacacacctgactcgtgtgtacagagtaggtgagatgtactgggaaaggaggcagtgggtcaaaccactgtgaggaaggggaggggggagggtcaaaccactgtgaggaaggggaggggggagggtcaaaccactgtgaggaaggggaggggggagggtcaaaccactgtgaggaaggggaggggggagggtcaaaccactgtgaggaaggggaggggggagggtcaaaccactgtgaggaaggggaggggaactcaactgtttctaaatgcagtttttgcggttttttcttctacttacacaattatttaggttacatacatatatttttcacaatagagagtgcgatattttttaaatatattgggGGGGGGGATCCTCGGATGGGGGAGGGGCATGttccccccgggatttacgcccatgcgacacacacacacacacacacactcactcactcactcactcttacacttacacttgtgtgtgtgtgtcaagtcaTATTTGTCGTCTTTCCTCTAGTTCAGTCTGGCAGTTTCTCGCAGCCTCCTGCACTCCACTCTTGATAAACGGAGTTGAGTTTCTTTAAACTCTCCACATGCAGACACATTTCAGCCAGCCGTTATTTATAAAGGctataattctctctctctctctctctccctctctccctgtgtgtgtgtgtgtgtgtgtgtgtgtgtgtgtgtgtgtgtgtgtgtgtgtgtgtgtgtgtgtgtgtgtgtgtgttctctgcctTCCCAGGCCTGTGTCTGTGGAATAATGGCCTTGCTGCCCCATTTACTGCATCTTCTATTTACCAGCAATCTAAACTTTTATGACCTATAATTaggttttagatttattttaattgtgtgGCTAAATATACCAAGTCATTTCTCCGTCAAGAGCCACGATTTGCCTGCGTACACACATTAGTTACTGCGGAGGAGGAAAAGAcctgtattttatattattattaatattataattttatattattaattcacCAATAGATTAAATgtatacatcttttttttctttacttgatAACTATTTGATTAGCCAAGACATGCTAACTAGCCATGATtgctaactctctctctctctctctctctctctctctctctctctctctctctctctctctctctgtaggtaTTGTCAGGTGAGTTCAGTGAGGATAGCGAGGTGTATAACTTTTCCCTGCAGGCGGGAGATGAGCTGACTCCGATGGGTCGGGCTGAGCTTCTCTGTGTCCAGTCTGCTCGTGAGAAGTCACGCCTGGCTGCATTGTTGCGACGGCTGGGcagagtgggcggggcttcaggACGTCCCGTCCGCACCAAGCTGCCCTGTCTGATCTGCTTGAACCAGCGGACACGGGAGAGTGTGCGGCTCCCGCTGCAGTGTCGAGGCCGTTTCTGCACTCGATCTCCACTGGAGCTGCGCATGCAGGCAGGCGAGCACACGCTGCGCACCATCATCGAACGTGTGCGGCTGCCCGTCAATGTGGCCGTACCGCCAcatccaccacctccacctcgCAGCCGCTATGACCAGCACGCCATCCGCCAGGGCCAACGCTACAAGCTGCTCGCCATCGTCAGCCGGACCGTGGTGCTTTGCTGTGTCCTgcgcaaacaggaagtgacgcCTTCTCACTTCCTGTTGCTCAATGACATGCCACGCTTCACAATACCTGATGGCTTGTTGCGTGATGACCCTGTCTACCAACGGGCAGTGCTGCTAAGCGCGCTCCGTAGCCAGGAGACCTTTGACCCGGACGATTATTCCCGAGCCGTGCGGGAAGTGAAGGTGGACCTgactgaggagtgtgtgagtccGCGCAGGATACGAGTGTATCCCGTATTCTCGCCACAGAgactctcactgtgtgtgtacggGGGCGGAACCATCACACCGACGACCACAACAGGCTGCAGGGACTCGATGGGAGATATGCAAACTCCCCCTGGAATcgagggagagagggaaggggTGGGTGAAGGGGAAGAGCGAGAGTACGTCACCCCTGATTGGCCCACAGAGACACAGGAAATTCCTTACGAAGAGCTTTGGACCAATCAGAGTGGAGGAAGCTATGCAGAGGTTCCTGAAAGCACAGTAAAAGCTGAGCACAACCTTATATCCTTCCACTCCACTTCTTCATTAGATGGTACAACAGGCTCCACCCACGTTTCTATGGTGCAGATGGAAGCTGGACGAGTACCGACTCCACCCCCTGTTCCGCCCAAATCAGAAGCTGTGAGTAAAATCGTCATTTTCTTTCACTTCGTCTACATTATCAGCCACAGACCAGGAGGTGTGGATTAGAGGTCTTCTTGGGTCTAAAGAAAATTTACATGACCCGAAGTGAatcgaatcactttttacctgaACCCGACTCgcataatttataatttttttttaagaaagacccgacccgagacaaacccgaaaaaattagacccgagtccgacccgacccgtctgcaattttttttacccgactggaccgaatgttgcataactctacactaaagtaaccgtgacagcgtggattcaaaattgattgacaggtctgttttaatgaaaattagcttaccgccagccacacgtcgccagccacacgtcaccagccacatgtcgcaagcggtcttggcaaacagaggagaggttggaaaaggactcgagtcgatgcacacacacgtcttcTCGGGTCCCACATacacattaattttaaattactcgagacccgacgccgctattattatacccgacccgtgtccgaggcacacgtgaaacttttagacccgaacccgctcggacATCGGGTCGGACCTAGGgctttcggatctaagtggacccgtgaagacctctagtgtggATAAACATGTCATACCACTGATAGTCTTGTAAAGACGCCCTTACCCGATCCTTACCGCTTTCTCGTGTAAATCTTTGCATAATGATTTCCATCTGTTGCATTACAGTGATTAACATTGAAGTTTTAAAGCTACTCATCATCCGTGGTAATGATGATGGAGCCGTTAGCTGGAGATTCAGAAAGGCAGATTTTGGTTTATTCATTAATCAATAACTCTCTACTGAAGATTTATGATGCGTTTATGTCTGTGctaggactctctctctctctctctctctctctctctctcttctttttattCCCTTAAGCCCCCCTTTCTGTTATTCTTTATCTAAAGAGTCATTATGGATACCAGCATATCACTTGAACACAGGTCAAGACtcctgggacacacacacacacacacacacacacacacacaccacacaccacacaccacacacacaggtcatgtATGTTCTGCTACAGTACTTCAGGATCTCTAAAGAGTCGTAAAGCTGCGCAGTTCTGGACTAAGGACTAAATAATTGATACAGCTTTTACAGGCCTAGTAATGGCCACACAGTTACGGGAAGAGAGCAtgcacactcatatacacacacacacacacacacacacacaaaaaaaaattgctatcGAATCTTTACTGTATCATCAGCTCTATAGAAGCGATAACATCTCTGACAACCGGAATTAtggcctgtctgtgtgttgtcttgCTTTCACTCTGTTTCTCTGCCTCTTTTCCTTCCCCTGCTTGCGCCTACGCAAAGTTTCTGCTCTGGCCCTGTAAtttagttaaacacacacacacacacacacacacacacacacacacacacacacacacacacacacacacacacacacacacactctccctggTGGATCTGGACAGGAAGGCAGCTTACTCAGAAGACTAAGGAGGAAATGCAGACATATTATTTAGGTTAACAGACATCACAGGTCTCCTGATCCATATGAGCcaaacatcacaacaaacacacacacacacacacacacacacacacaaaccctggAACTTTATACGTGTTCGCTATCATTTTCTACTAGCAATTTTTTTAAGAACCAACGAGCCGATTGAAAAAGGAGCTCACACAGGCTCATGTGTTGTTCTCTAGAATTTTAGAAGAAGCAGCGTAAGGAAAAGAAATGATCCAAACTGGGAGACTCTTTTCTCAGTATTTCAGCATCATCTGTAAAGTACCATCTGTTTCTCATTTCTTCAGTGAGTTCTGAAAAAAAGGGTTACCAAGGGGACGAGATagcatttccacacacacatagcacatTGTTCGACTGTGTAAAGGTTACGAACCGAGACGTGACATTTGCTCACAATCTTGAGTCATTTGTTCAGTATTGAATCACGTTGTAGAAAATTGTTCTTGAAGTCACAGCAAAATAATATCCCCTTTTCCTGCTAGGTGAAGGAGGAGTGTCGGTTTCTGAACGCTCCTCCGGTTCCACCCCGCTGTGCTAATCCTGGAGGCCCCACCCCCAGTCCACCCGTCCCACCTCGTTTCCCTAAAGTTCCAGCTACAAGCACACGCAGTCCAAATGTGTCCTACTACTCCTCAGGCCTGCAGGAGAggtaaatacacacattcactttaAAGCAGTCAtccatacagtacacaatatgTTCTGCATACGTATAAATGTTTTCAGGGGAAATGGTGACACTGAACAAAATCCACAAAGATTTCAGAGACAACCTACTAGAATAACCTGATGTATCATGTGTTTTATCCCCTAGTCCACCCATGAACACCTGAATTCTGCCTGGTCTCATCCTCCATCTAGTCCAATTCTCCCAGTCGTCCTGGTCTCCAACTCCCAGCACACTCCCCTAATACAACTTCACCTCAAGCTGATCCTCTAGGCCATCCTCCAACTTAACGCCTTGTCCATCTCACAGCACATCCCCTATTCCATCCTTCAGTGCATCCTCAAGTCCGTCCACCAACTCATCCTCTAGTCCATTTACCAACTCATCCTCTAGTCCATTTACCAACTCATCCTCTAGTCCATTTACCAACTCATCCTCCACTTCATCCACCAACTCATCCTCTAGTCCATTTACCAACTCATCCTCTAGTCCATTTACCAACTCATCCTCTAGTCCATTTACCAACTCATCCTCCACTTCATCCACTAGTTCATCCTCTAGTCCATTTACCAACTCATCCTCTAGTCCATTTACCAACTCATCCTCCACTTCATCCACTAGTTCATCCTCTAGTCCATCTACCAACTCATCCTCTTGTCCATCTACCAACTCATCCTCTAGTCCATCTACCAACTCATCCTCTAGTCCATCTACCAACTCATCGTCTAGTTCATCCACTAGTTTATCCTCTAGTCCAGCCCCATTGTATACCATAGATCAGGGGTCTATAAtattatccggaaagggccggtgtgggtgccggttttcattccaaccaagcgaacaccacaccacaaacctgcacccacaccggccctttgcggataagattggagaccgCTGCCCTAGATAATGACACTTTATGCtctatgacactttaactctgttttgtcacagcacagtgccactttataccacaccatactgcacatttcactgcatgttgta encodes:
- the gareml gene encoding GRB2-associated and regulator of MAPK protein 2, giving the protein MEKLSASISELSWSAVSLPLDAVVGKFRLPTLVKLSAGENVEGLSEEDVVLLHSCRQWTTVTAHSLEEGHYVIGPKIDIPLQYQGKFKLLDQDRDVREPVQYFASVEEIAGTFPDRVFVMEPITFSMKVLSGEFSEDSEVYNFSLQAGDELTPMGRAELLCVQSAREKSRLAALLRRLGRVGGASGRPVRTKLPCLICLNQRTRESVRLPLQCRGRFCTRSPLELRMQAGEHTLRTIIERVRLPVNVAVPPHPPPPPRSRYDQHAIRQGQRYKLLAIVSRTVVLCCVLRKQEVTPSHFLLLNDMPRFTIPDGLLRDDPVYQRAVLLSALRSQETFDPDDYSRAVREVKVDLTEECVSPRRIRVYPVFSPQRLSLCVYGGGTITPTTTTGCRDSMGDMQTPPGIEGEREGVGEGEEREYVTPDWPTETQEIPYEELWTNQSGGSYAEVPESTVKAEHNLISFHSTSSLDGTTGSTHVSMVQMEAGRVPTPPPVPPKSEAVKEECRFLNAPPVPPRCANPGGPTPSPPVPPRFPKVPATSTRSPNVSYYSSGLQESSAPRSGSNSPSPDSYSLYCYPCTWADCVTSDPSASPDPNQPAQACWSHPRSGGVFTSNILNTPLLSTDSAYKNYSTCPRPRPAAQNRFAPFGALNPFANPGHASSDWIATGRKSPNLMSDLTSATPQESQANPETSPVPPPRPLKSLEEETTVSSMVRGAEGGAGLSWRPPADLCWLSVEEVSSCLRFIGLADDVIGLFSRERIDGSIFTQLTEEILSEDFSLTKLQVKKIMQFIKGWRPKI